Below is a window of Tolypothrix bouteillei VB521301 DNA.
CTTAAGGTTCAAGGAGAGTATCAAAAAGCAATATTGGCCTACAATGAAGCAGTAAATACCTTAAGTCTTATTCGCAACGATTTAGTTGCAAGCAATCTAGATCTACAGTTTTCTTTTCGGGAAAGTGTCGAACCAGTGTATCGAGAGTTAGCCCAGTTATTATTGCAACCATCGCCTACTCAAACGGAGGTCAGTCAAGAAAACCTCAAACAAGCTCGCAAGGCGATTGAATCTCTCCAGTTAGCAGAATTAGATAATTATTTTCGAGAAGCTTGTTTGAACGGTACTCCGGTACAAATCGATCGATTGGATTCGCAAGCAGCCGTTATTTATCCAATTATATTATCCGACCGACTAGAGGTGGTGCTGTCATTACCAAATCAATCCCTACGTCATTATGCCACAGCCATTCCTCAAACCCAACTTGAAACACGGATAGACGAAATGCTGCGATCGCTGCGACGGACTTCTCTCAAACGAGAACGACTCAAAATATCGCAAGAATTTTACGATCTCCTCATCCGACCCGCACAAAATGATTTAAAAACAAATAACATCAAAACTCTTGCATTTGTTCTTGATGGAGCCATGAAAAACTTGCCAATGGCTGCACTCTATGACGGAAAACAATATTTGATAGAACAATACAGGTTGGCATTAAGTCCGGGATTGCAACTATTTGTACCTTCTGCAAAAGAACATCATCAGCTTAAGATCTTGGTTGGGGGATTGAGTGAATCTCGGCAAGGATTTATACCTCTACCTGGTGTAGAAAGCGAAGTCAAGCAAATTAAATCGGAAATTCCATCCCAAGTACTTTTTAATCAAGCTTTTACCAGCACTACTTTCGCACAACAAATTGGAAATAACCCTTTTCCGGTCGTGCATCTGGCAACTCACGGTCAGTTTAGTTCCAACGCCAAAGACACTTTTGTCTTGACTTGGGATAACCGTATCAATGTTAAACAATTAGGAGACTTATTACAGAAGCGTGAAGGCGACAGCCATACACCCATCGAATTGTTAGTTTTAAGCGCCTGTCAAACAGCTCAAGGTGATAAACGTGCTGCTTTGGGATTAGCTGGAGTCGCCATACGTTCTGGCGCACGCAGCACTCTGGCAAGTCTTTGGTCGGTAGACGACCGCTCTACCTCCGTATTTATGGCGGAGTTTTACAAACAACTGTCACATACTGGAGTTTCTAAAGCAGAAGCTGTGCGTCGCGCCCAACTGCAATTATTAAAACAACAAGAATTTCAACACCCTTTTTATTGGGCACCTTTTGTTTTAGTAGGTAATTGGTTGTAAAGTTTGCCAGCAAATCGTACTGAGGTTTGAATTTACATTACCACTTTAGATCGGAGCAAACTTTATATTCTAAGATGGGCTCATCGATCGACCATTTAGAAGACGAATCTCATCTTAGGGGTACAAGTTGTAACACCTATTTTATGAAAAACTTAAGCTATAGAAGCTAAAAACCTATTCTCTGGAGTTCTCCATGTCAAATTTAGACTCTCCTCTCGAATCCGCCGTCTTAATTACCATTATTGGGGAAACAGTGCTGAAAGACCGGATTGTTAAGCTACTGAAAAACTACAGTGTAAGTGGTTACACTATTAGTCAAGTTCAGGGTGAGGGCGGACACGGAAGACGCGTGTCAGACTTACCAGGCTACAACACTAATATTGAAATCAAGACCATTGTTTCCTTAGAAGTCTCTGATGCTATCCTTTCGGCTCTTAAAGAAGAGCAGGGTAAGCATGCGTTGATTGCTTTCCGACACAATGTAGAAGCTTTCTATTAATTAACCTCGTACAGCATACCGAGCTAAGCCGGATGACTGTGAACGAGTATGCACTTGACAGCAATCACAGTAACGAATATCGGACATTGGCTACAAAGAGCGTCAACAACAGCAACAATCTTAGAGTTCCTACACCTATTGAGATGGATGAGTTAGAAGAGTTGTTGATTGAAGTCGGTATCCAAAGAAAGTGAGGAAAATGCTGCAAAGTTGATTGGTCAGCAATCGGCTGAAGCTAAAGTAAAAAGTGTTATCAAGTAAGTAATTATTTAGGGTGGGTAGCAGCCCACCCTAAAGCATTTGCCTCAACCTTAATCCCCCAGTCAACATCTATACTTAGCTCTTAATTGTTTGCATAACTTTATATAAAGATTTTCTTGTTACTTCTGCGTAAATTTTTCTACTGTGCCACAATCGGAAATGAGAGTTAATTCGGTTAACAGCTTTTGTTTTTAGTATTAACAGGCTTTTTGTTTTTGGTATTAGCAAACTTTTCTCCGAAACTTAAATCTCCACACATTTATGATTTCGGAGACAGTGTATGTCAGTTTACGTAGGCAATCTTTCTTATGAAGTTACGGAAGAAAGTCTGAATGCTGTGTTTGCAGAATATGGTTCTGTCAAGCGAGTTCAGCTACCTACAGATCGTGAAACAGGTCGTTTACGCGGCTTTGGTTTTGTAGAAATGGGTACAGACGCTGAAGAAACAGCTGCTATTGATGCACTTAATGGTGCAGAGTGGATGGGACGCGATCTCAAAGTGAATAAGGCTAAGCCCAGAGAAGAAAGAGGTTCTTTTGGTGGGAATCGGGGGAACAGCAGTTTCCGCAACCGCTACTAAGCTTTGTAAATTTAGCTCCAAGAGCTAACAACTCCCGAAGCACTTGGCAATTACCGAAGGAATTCATCAATCTATCAGAGTAACGAACGTGAAAATAGATTTTAAATTTTCTTTGGTAGAAAGTGTGGAAGAGTGTTAGTTTCATTAAGTAGTGGCTCAGGCAAAAATGCTTGAGCCTTTTTCATATATCCAATATTCGTTTTTCTTGAAGTTTGATGATAATTCCTTAAGAACATTCGCGGCTTAAAACAAGCTTTTATCTACCTTGACTTTCTCTAATGGAAACACCCGAGCCATTAAGCCGGGGTGAGAAGAAGAAGCCCAAATATTGAGAAGAGTTGTTAATAGGGGTTATTCTAGCAAGCGTGTTACCAGGGGCAAGTAGTACAAAAACTCAGTTTGTAGTATGACAAAACATGGCTACAACCTTTATTCTTTCGTTCCACCCTTGTGGTAACTTTGGGCAGATGAGCGTGAGCTAGGTCTAGATGATTTCATAGGAAACGATATCTGAAAAGTATATGTAGCAATACTTTCAGTCTATCTGGCCTCTCATAACACGCTTGCTAGAATAACCCCTAATACTATAATAAAGATACACATTGTGTATCTGGCAGTCCCATGCTAGGGTACAAGACAAAGGAGGACATTATGCAGCCCCAGAGCAACCCCGATATTCCTACTTGTGCCGTCAATCTGCGTATCCGTAAGGATGTGCGGACGCTTATTGACCGAGCAGCAAAAGCGCAAAGCAAATCACGTTCGGACTTTATGATTGATGCTGCGCGGCGAGCGGCGGAAGATACGCTGCTTGACCAGACCTTTGTGCGAGTGGACGAAGAAACCTATCAGCATTTTCTGAATGTTCTGGATAGCCCGCCCTGCAATGAAGGGTTTGAACGCTTGATGAATGTTAAGAAGCCGTGGGGATAGATGACCCTTCAAGCCCCTGTACCTCTTGCGGATATTCACGTATTGGATGACTTTGATTGCGGAGTTGCCAGCCTAAATGACTGGTTAAAGCGCCGCGCTGTTGCCAATCAGAAGAACAATGCATCACGTACCTATGTTGTAACGGATGGGGAAAAAGTGATTGCTTACTATTGCCTTTCCTCTGGCGCATTGGCGCTCTCACACGCGCCATCGCCTATAAGACGTAATATGCCCGACCCCATACCCGTAGCCATTCTTGGAAGGCTTGGAGTAGATACCTCATGGAAAGGGCAGGGGTTAGGCGCGGCGTTACTACAGGATGCGGTGCTGCGTACAATGCAGGCGGCAGAGATACTAGGCATTCGTGGAATAGTAGTACATGCCATATCGGAAGAAGCTAAGCAATTCTACCAGCATTACGGGTTTTCTCCTTCGCCCACGCAACCCATGACGCTTATTCTATCTATCAAGAAAGTCATAATATAATCTCAAAATCAGCGCTTGTAAAAAATGTATTTTTACGCTTCATAATGCGCTGATGTTGTTTTCAGCTTACTACCTGCCCCTTTCCTTATCCCGAACGCAGGTTATAAAAGTAAACGTATTAGTATTAATTAAAAAAACTATGGCAATCAGCAAACGAGATATTGAGCATATCTTTGAGCGTCTTCGTTCTGGTGTTGTTCCAGAACGAGGTTTGGAAGCCTTTGCTGTTGGTATTGACAAACAGCGAACGGAAATTCACCGTCAATTCCAAAAATCCTATAAATAACCATGAATGTACAACTTGTAAACTCCGTGGTAGAAATGGTACTAAACCTCTCCCCCGAAGAGCAAAAACTTTTTCAAGAAAAGCTTAGTAATAAGCATTTAACGTTACGAACCAGTAAGCCTCAAACACCAGGAGAGAGATTATTGCTTTGGCAGGAATGGATAGATACAGCACCAAAAAGCTCTGCAAACCTTTCTGATGAAGCTCTAAGGCGAGAAAATATCTACGATGATGAAGTATGACCGATTATCTATTAGTTTAATTCTTATTCTTAGAGAAAAATTTATTTCTATACTTAGATATGTTGACAAAATTGCCTTGATTTTAACTTATTACCATTGCATTCACACCCAATGGCTGATTCTTGCCCTAATGTGTTACTTCCAAAGCATTTTTGGGAAATATAAGGCTGGCTCTTAGGGAGCATCCCAAATTAGAAACAACACCAGGAGATGTTCGCGATCGCAGTGATACAAACAAAGCCTACCTGCACG
It encodes the following:
- a CDS encoding BREX system ATP-binding domain-containing protein — protein: MAISKRDIEHIFERLRSGVVPERGLEAFAVGIDKQRTEIHRQFQKSYK
- a CDS encoding DUF1778 domain-containing protein, which produces MQPQSNPDIPTCAVNLRIRKDVRTLIDRAAKAQSKSRSDFMIDAARRAAEDTLLDQTFVRVDEETYQHFLNVLDSPPCNEGFERLMNVKKPWG
- a CDS encoding GNAT family N-acetyltransferase, which gives rise to MTLQAPVPLADIHVLDDFDCGVASLNDWLKRRAVANQKNNASRTYVVTDGEKVIAYYCLSSGALALSHAPSPIRRNMPDPIPVAILGRLGVDTSWKGQGLGAALLQDAVLRTMQAAEILGIRGIVVHAISEEAKQFYQHYGFSPSPTQPMTLILSIKKVII
- a CDS encoding RNA recognition motif domain-containing protein, yielding MSVYVGNLSYEVTEESLNAVFAEYGSVKRVQLPTDRETGRLRGFGFVEMGTDAEETAAIDALNGAEWMGRDLKVNKAKPREERGSFGGNRGNSSFRNRY
- a CDS encoding P-II family nitrogen regulator — encoded protein: MSNLDSPLESAVLITIIGETVLKDRIVKLLKNYSVSGYTISQVQGEGGHGRRVSDLPGYNTNIEIKTIVSLEVSDAILSALKEEQGKHALIAFRHNVEAFY